A genomic segment from Lineus longissimus chromosome 15, tnLinLong1.2, whole genome shotgun sequence encodes:
- the LOC135499503 gene encoding potassium voltage-gated channel subfamily H member 8-like isoform X9, which translates to MTKDISLRNISCKMEPNTAKARDEFLPKHSNFVLGNAQAKGYPIVYCSDGFCELTGFPRAQVMSKSCACNFLYGTDTDSEEKTKIEDALDALSELKTELIFYRKNGSPFWCLLDIVPIKNEKGQVVLFLASHKDITRDKVGDFSGDSPTASETPTPVSPGPPGIVTDLHFDLPDELKGEGMTPNGDFKYHRRRSRAVLYHLSGQFDKQSKSKLQLNKIQNLSGKNTLPEYKVQDARNQKSHFILLHYGIFKIGWDWLILLCTFYIAVVVPYNAAFLQNDKKELLVPDVTVEVLFIIDAIIEFAFIFDIIFNFRTTYVSRGGQVVYDPKLIALNYIKGWFLLDLLAAIPFDLFYAFQVGDALMQGPEKKIHLLKLARMLRLARLLQKIDRYSQYSAVVLALLMSTFGLIAHWLACIWYVIGIEEIGQNPPSWKIGWINDLAEKLNLQSDFDNVTNFPPIESCYLTALYFTCSSLTSVGFGNVSANTNVEKIFSICAMLVGALMHAVVFGNVTAIIQRMYARRASYQSKTRDLKDFTRVHHIPKPLKQRMQEFFQTMWSINHGIDTSEILRDFPEELKGDIAIHLNREILALQLFEACSQGCLKLLAQEIKTTFCAPGEYLVHKGDVLQYIYFVCSGSMEIWKDDTVVAILGKGDLFGTDINTNMLKEHFNLRSSCDVKSLTYCDLQCIFLKGLIPVLDLYPEFGEKFCEDIQHDLTYNMREGFEEEEEEQMEIHPAITLPSISEDDEEEDESDEDGETSPLASPDINKNTTTTNVNTENVSTARSFLDKSKMDATINPLKPEFPSRFHETYDGIYTRRRSFELSKKPGVHPSCRRTPLSSVAEPPTGFLRPCHTAPSLNIPGSKSPAHSASSESIPTAVLHQDLEQTKENISRLDNQVATLTNDIGSLTTDVKTMLKLLNGLAGNSPHLESPSTSQSSPHSTPPSDAGSERPSFFFGPCLDAEVSCGTGAITKKAQSPQRQASGKSRTKLEKMNSAPLPSMSGNPPHNDLLLSHEKCTAPRSATDSALFKAINPLSVKDTPLSRGASGDSTSLATPLSLFEVETSPPSTNSTSTGIVSPDAPTSASSGNANTGNSRFSFFPRRFSNRRRSSQTSTQGTDVEAPANLQSSEL; encoded by the exons ATGACCAAGGATATTTCACTGAGGAATATCTCGTGTAAGATGGAACCAAATACAGCGAAAGCAAGAGATGAATTTCTGCCTAAAC ATAGCAACTTTGTCCTTGGCAATGCACAAGCAAAAGGCTACCCGATCGTCTACTGCTCAGATGGGTTCTGTGAACTCACAGGCTTCCCGCGGGCCCAGGTTATGTCCAAGAGCTGCGCGTGTAACTTTTTATACGGGACCGACACGGACAGCGAAGAGAAGACGAAAATTGAAGATGCGTTGGATGCATTATCAGAACTTAAAACAGAGCTCATATTCTACAGGAAAAATG GTAGTCCGTTCTGGTGTCTCCTTGACATTGTGCCCATCAAGAATGAGAAAGGACAAGTTGTCTTATTCCTCGCTTCCCATAAAGACATCACACGAGACAAAGTGGGCGATTTCAGTGGAGACAGTCCGACAG CTTCAGAAACGCCCACACCAGTATCACCGGGGCCACCTG GCATCGTTACAGATCTGCACTTTGACCTACCGGATGAGCTGAAAGGAGAAGGAATGACCCCTAATGGTGACTTCAAGTACCACCGACGACGGAGTCGCGCCGTGTTGTATCATCTCTCAGGGCAGTTTGATAAACAGAGCAAGAGTAAGCTACAGTTGAATAAA ATCCAGAACCTGTCGGGCAAGAACACACTTCCAGAATACAAAGTACAAGATGCTCGCAATCAAAAATCACACTTCATCCTCTTGCATTATGGGATATTCAAGATCGGCTGGGATTGGTTGATTCTTCTGTGTACATTCTATATTGCTGTCGTCGTGCCATATAACGCTGCGTTCCTTCAGAACGACAAGAAAGAGTTACTTGTTCCCGATGTGACTGTAGAGGTGCTTTTTATCATTG ATGCAATTATAGAATTTGCCTTTATCTTTG ACATTATATTCAACTTTCGGACGACGTACGTAAGTCGGGGTGGTCAGGTGGTGTACGACCCAAAGCTTATAGCCCTAAACTATATAAAAGGCTGGTTCCTATTGGATCTGCTGGCAGCAATACCCTTCGATCTTTTCTATGCATTCCAAGTGGGAGATGCT TTAATGCAGGGACCCGAGAAAAAAATCCATCTCCTAAAGTTAGCGAGGATGTTACGACTTGCTCGGTTACTGCAAAAAATCGACCGTTATTCCCAATATAGTGCGGTGGTTCTCGCACTGCTCATGTCTACATTTGGCCTTATTGCTCATTGGTTGGCctgcatatggtatgtgataggAATCGAGGAGATCGGCCAGAacccgccatcttggaaaatag GATGGATTAACGATCTGGCAGAAAAATTAAATTTACAGTCAGACTTTGACAATGTGACGAACTTTCCTCCGATAGAGAGTTGTTACTTAACCGCCCTCTATTTTACATGTAGTAGTTTAACCAGTGTCGGATTCGGTAATGTCTCAGCGAATACGAACGTGGAAAAAATCTTCTCCATCTGTGCAATGTTAGTAGGAG CCCTCATGCATGCTGTAGTATTTGGAAACGTAACGGCCATCATTCAGAGAATGTACGCACGACGGGCATCGTATCAGTCTAAGACACGTGATCTCAAAGACTTCACACGTGTTCATCACATTCCTAAACCACTGAAACAGAGGATGCAGGAGTTTTTCCAGACGATGTGGTCGATAAACcatggtattgatacctcagaG ATCCTTCGTGACTTTCCAGAAGAGCTGAAGGGCGACATCGCAATCCACCTCAACCGGGAAATCCTCGCCTTACAATTGTTTGAAGCGTGCAGTCAGGGATGTTTGAAGCTACTCGCACAGGAGATCAAAACAACATTCTGTGCGCCGGGAGAGTACCTCGTCCACAAGGGCGACGTACTACAGTATATATACTTTGTTTGTAGTGGGTCCATGGAGATTTGGAAGGACGATACTGTGGTAGCTATTCTTG gaaaaggtgACCTCTTTGGGACGGATATCAACACGAATATGTTAAAAGAACATTTTAACTTGCGATCGAGCTGTGATGTGAAGTCGCTAACCTACTGTGATCTACAATGCATCTTCCTGAAAGGACTCATTCCTGTGCTCGATTTATATCCGGAATTTGGAGAAAAGTTCTGTGAGGATATTCAGCACGATCTGACGTATAATATGAGAGAAGGTtttgaggaggaggag GAGGAGCAAATGGAAATCCATCCTGCAATCACGTTACCATCGATATCAGAAGACGACGAGGAAGAAGACGAAAGTGACGAAGACGGTGAGACGTCTCCGCTGGCGTCGCCCGATATCAATAaaaacaccaccaccacaaatGTAAATACAGAAAATGTGTCAACTGCTCGGTCATTTTTGGATAAATCTAAAATGGACGCCACCATTAACCCTCTCAAACCTGAGTTTCCTTCCCG ATTCCATGAAACGTACGATGGTATATACACACGACGTCGAAGCTTTGAACTTTCCAAGAAACCTGGGGTCCACCCCTCGTGTCGGCGGACCCCGCTTAGTAGTGTGGCAGAGCCCCCTACTGGCTTTCTCCGACCTTGTCATACTGCTCCGTCACTTAATATTCCAG GCAGTAAATCCCCCGCTCATTCCGCCTCTAGTGAATCCATTCCTACTGCTGTGCTCCACCAAGACCTGGAACAAACAAAAGAAAACATTAGTCGCCTTGACAACCAAGTTGCGACCTTGACCAATGATATTGGTTCATTGACAACGGACGTTAAAACGATGTTGAAATTACTAAATGGATTAGCTGGGAATAGTCCGCATTTGGAGTCACCGAGTACATCGCAGAGTTCTCCGCATAGTACGCCGCCTAGTGACGCAGGAAGTGAGAGACCATCGTTCTTCTTCGGACCTTGTTTGGATGCTGAGGTGAGCTGTGGCACCGGCGCGATAACTAAAAAAGCACAATCGCCTCAACGGCAGGCATCAGGAAAATCTCGTACAAAGTTAGAGAAAATGAACAGCGCCCCCTTGCCAAGTATGAGTGGAAATCCTCCGCATAATGACTTGTTGTTGAGTCATGAGAAGTGTACCGCACCACGATCTGCAACCGACTCTGCCTTGTTCAAAGCGATTAACCCCTTGAGTGTTAAGGACACTCCTCTGAGCCGAGGTGCGAGTGGAGATTCGACTTCCTTGGCAACACCGTTGTCACTGTTTGAAGTTGAGACTTCTCCACCGAGTACAAACTCTACAAGTACAGGTATCGTGTCTCCTGATGCACCCACTTCGGCGTCATCAGGAAATGCTAACACTGGGAATTCCCGGTTTAGTTTCTTTCCGCGGCGATTTAGCAATCGGCGGCGGAGTTCGCAAACGTCAACTCAAGGTACGGACGTCGAGGCACCGGCGAATTTACAATCTTCTGAGCTGTGA
- the LOC135499503 gene encoding potassium voltage-gated channel subfamily H member 8-like isoform X8: MTKDISLRNISCKMEPNTAKARDEFLPKHSNFVLGNAQAKGYPIVYCSDGFCELTGFPRAQVMSKSCACNFLYGTDTDSEEKTKIEDALDALSELKTELIFYRKNGSPFWCLLDIVPIKNEKGQVVLFLASHKDITRDKVGDFSGDSPTASETPTPVSPGPPGIVTDLHFDLPDELKGEGMTPNGDFKYHRRRSRAVLYHLSGQFDKQSKSKLQLNKIQNLSGKNTLPEYKVQDARNQKSHFILLHYGIFKIGWDWLILLCTFYIAVVVPYNAAFLQNDKKELLVPDVTVEVLFIIDAIIEFAFIFDIIFNFRTTYVSRGGQVVYDPKLIALNYIKGWFLLDLLAAIPFDLFYAFQVGDALMQGPEKKIHLLKLARMLRLARLLQKIDRYSQYSAVVLALLMSTFGLIAHWLACIWYVIGIEEIGQNPPSWKIGWINDLAEKLNLQSDFDNVTNFPPIESCYLTALYFTCSSLTSVGFGNVSANTNVEKIFSICAMLVGALMHAVVFGNVTAIIQRMYARRASYQSKTRDLKDFTRVHHIPKPLKQRMQEFFQTMWSINHGIDTSEILRDFPEELKGDIAIHLNREILALQLFEACSQGCLKLLAQEIKTTFCAPGEYLVHKGDVLQYIYFVCSGSMEIWKDDTVVAILGKGDLFGTDINTNMLKEHFNLRSSCDVKSLTYCDLQCIFLKGLIPVLDLYPEFGEKFCEDIQHDLTYNMREGFEEEEEEQMEIHPAITLPSISEDDEEEDESDEDGETSPLASPDINKNTTTTNVNTENVSTARSFLDKSKMDATINPLKPEFPSRYFPMKRLEPFHETYDGIYTRRRSFELSKKPGVHPSCRRTPLSSVAEPPTGFLRPCHTAPSLNIPGSKSPAHSASSESIPTAVLHQDLEQTKENISRLDNQVATLTNDIGSLTTDVKTMLKLLNGLAGNSPHLESPSTSQSSPHSTPPSDAGSERPSFFFGPCLDAEVSCGTGAITKKAQSPQRQASGKSRTKLEKMNSAPLPSMSGNPPHNDLLLSHEKCTAPRSATDSALFKAINPLSVKDTPLSRGASGDSTSLATPLSLFEVETSPPSTNSTSTGIVSPDAPTSASSGNANTGNSRFSFFPRRFSNRRRSSQTSTQGTDVEAPANLQSSEL; the protein is encoded by the exons ATGACCAAGGATATTTCACTGAGGAATATCTCGTGTAAGATGGAACCAAATACAGCGAAAGCAAGAGATGAATTTCTGCCTAAAC ATAGCAACTTTGTCCTTGGCAATGCACAAGCAAAAGGCTACCCGATCGTCTACTGCTCAGATGGGTTCTGTGAACTCACAGGCTTCCCGCGGGCCCAGGTTATGTCCAAGAGCTGCGCGTGTAACTTTTTATACGGGACCGACACGGACAGCGAAGAGAAGACGAAAATTGAAGATGCGTTGGATGCATTATCAGAACTTAAAACAGAGCTCATATTCTACAGGAAAAATG GTAGTCCGTTCTGGTGTCTCCTTGACATTGTGCCCATCAAGAATGAGAAAGGACAAGTTGTCTTATTCCTCGCTTCCCATAAAGACATCACACGAGACAAAGTGGGCGATTTCAGTGGAGACAGTCCGACAG CTTCAGAAACGCCCACACCAGTATCACCGGGGCCACCTG GCATCGTTACAGATCTGCACTTTGACCTACCGGATGAGCTGAAAGGAGAAGGAATGACCCCTAATGGTGACTTCAAGTACCACCGACGACGGAGTCGCGCCGTGTTGTATCATCTCTCAGGGCAGTTTGATAAACAGAGCAAGAGTAAGCTACAGTTGAATAAA ATCCAGAACCTGTCGGGCAAGAACACACTTCCAGAATACAAAGTACAAGATGCTCGCAATCAAAAATCACACTTCATCCTCTTGCATTATGGGATATTCAAGATCGGCTGGGATTGGTTGATTCTTCTGTGTACATTCTATATTGCTGTCGTCGTGCCATATAACGCTGCGTTCCTTCAGAACGACAAGAAAGAGTTACTTGTTCCCGATGTGACTGTAGAGGTGCTTTTTATCATTG ATGCAATTATAGAATTTGCCTTTATCTTTG ACATTATATTCAACTTTCGGACGACGTACGTAAGTCGGGGTGGTCAGGTGGTGTACGACCCAAAGCTTATAGCCCTAAACTATATAAAAGGCTGGTTCCTATTGGATCTGCTGGCAGCAATACCCTTCGATCTTTTCTATGCATTCCAAGTGGGAGATGCT TTAATGCAGGGACCCGAGAAAAAAATCCATCTCCTAAAGTTAGCGAGGATGTTACGACTTGCTCGGTTACTGCAAAAAATCGACCGTTATTCCCAATATAGTGCGGTGGTTCTCGCACTGCTCATGTCTACATTTGGCCTTATTGCTCATTGGTTGGCctgcatatggtatgtgataggAATCGAGGAGATCGGCCAGAacccgccatcttggaaaatag GATGGATTAACGATCTGGCAGAAAAATTAAATTTACAGTCAGACTTTGACAATGTGACGAACTTTCCTCCGATAGAGAGTTGTTACTTAACCGCCCTCTATTTTACATGTAGTAGTTTAACCAGTGTCGGATTCGGTAATGTCTCAGCGAATACGAACGTGGAAAAAATCTTCTCCATCTGTGCAATGTTAGTAGGAG CCCTCATGCATGCTGTAGTATTTGGAAACGTAACGGCCATCATTCAGAGAATGTACGCACGACGGGCATCGTATCAGTCTAAGACACGTGATCTCAAAGACTTCACACGTGTTCATCACATTCCTAAACCACTGAAACAGAGGATGCAGGAGTTTTTCCAGACGATGTGGTCGATAAACcatggtattgatacctcagaG ATCCTTCGTGACTTTCCAGAAGAGCTGAAGGGCGACATCGCAATCCACCTCAACCGGGAAATCCTCGCCTTACAATTGTTTGAAGCGTGCAGTCAGGGATGTTTGAAGCTACTCGCACAGGAGATCAAAACAACATTCTGTGCGCCGGGAGAGTACCTCGTCCACAAGGGCGACGTACTACAGTATATATACTTTGTTTGTAGTGGGTCCATGGAGATTTGGAAGGACGATACTGTGGTAGCTATTCTTG gaaaaggtgACCTCTTTGGGACGGATATCAACACGAATATGTTAAAAGAACATTTTAACTTGCGATCGAGCTGTGATGTGAAGTCGCTAACCTACTGTGATCTACAATGCATCTTCCTGAAAGGACTCATTCCTGTGCTCGATTTATATCCGGAATTTGGAGAAAAGTTCTGTGAGGATATTCAGCACGATCTGACGTATAATATGAGAGAAGGTtttgaggaggaggag GAGGAGCAAATGGAAATCCATCCTGCAATCACGTTACCATCGATATCAGAAGACGACGAGGAAGAAGACGAAAGTGACGAAGACGGTGAGACGTCTCCGCTGGCGTCGCCCGATATCAATAaaaacaccaccaccacaaatGTAAATACAGAAAATGTGTCAACTGCTCGGTCATTTTTGGATAAATCTAAAATGGACGCCACCATTAACCCTCTCAAACCTGAGTTTCCTTCCCG ATACTTTCCGATGAAGAGATTGGAACC ATTCCATGAAACGTACGATGGTATATACACACGACGTCGAAGCTTTGAACTTTCCAAGAAACCTGGGGTCCACCCCTCGTGTCGGCGGACCCCGCTTAGTAGTGTGGCAGAGCCCCCTACTGGCTTTCTCCGACCTTGTCATACTGCTCCGTCACTTAATATTCCAG GCAGTAAATCCCCCGCTCATTCCGCCTCTAGTGAATCCATTCCTACTGCTGTGCTCCACCAAGACCTGGAACAAACAAAAGAAAACATTAGTCGCCTTGACAACCAAGTTGCGACCTTGACCAATGATATTGGTTCATTGACAACGGACGTTAAAACGATGTTGAAATTACTAAATGGATTAGCTGGGAATAGTCCGCATTTGGAGTCACCGAGTACATCGCAGAGTTCTCCGCATAGTACGCCGCCTAGTGACGCAGGAAGTGAGAGACCATCGTTCTTCTTCGGACCTTGTTTGGATGCTGAGGTGAGCTGTGGCACCGGCGCGATAACTAAAAAAGCACAATCGCCTCAACGGCAGGCATCAGGAAAATCTCGTACAAAGTTAGAGAAAATGAACAGCGCCCCCTTGCCAAGTATGAGTGGAAATCCTCCGCATAATGACTTGTTGTTGAGTCATGAGAAGTGTACCGCACCACGATCTGCAACCGACTCTGCCTTGTTCAAAGCGATTAACCCCTTGAGTGTTAAGGACACTCCTCTGAGCCGAGGTGCGAGTGGAGATTCGACTTCCTTGGCAACACCGTTGTCACTGTTTGAAGTTGAGACTTCTCCACCGAGTACAAACTCTACAAGTACAGGTATCGTGTCTCCTGATGCACCCACTTCGGCGTCATCAGGAAATGCTAACACTGGGAATTCCCGGTTTAGTTTCTTTCCGCGGCGATTTAGCAATCGGCGGCGGAGTTCGCAAACGTCAACTCAAGGTACGGACGTCGAGGCACCGGCGAATTTACAATCTTCTGAGCTGTGA
- the LOC135499503 gene encoding potassium voltage-gated channel subfamily H member 8-like isoform X10 gives MSKRRIKCDFVLTYPYGESNIPGIVTDLHFDLPDELKGEGMTPNGDFKYHRRRSRAVLYHLSGQFDKQSKSKLQLNKIQNLSGKNTLPEYKVQDARNQKSHFILLHYGIFKIGWDWLILLCTFYIAVVVPYNAAFLQNDKKELLVPDVTVEVLFIIDAIIEFAFIFDIIFNFRTTYVSRGGQVVYDPKLIALNYIKGWFLLDLLAAIPFDLFYAFQVGDALMQGPEKKIHLLKLARMLRLARLLQKIDRYSQYSAVVLALLMSTFGLIAHWLACIWYVIGIEEIGQNPPSWKIGWINDLAEKLNLQSDFDNVTNFPPIESCYLTALYFTCSSLTSVGFGNVSANTNVEKIFSICAMLVGALMHAVVFGNVTAIIQRMYARRASYQSKTRDLKDFTRVHHIPKPLKQRMQEFFQTMWSINHGIDTSEILRDFPEELKGDIAIHLNREILALQLFEACSQGCLKLLAQEIKTTFCAPGEYLVHKGDVLQYIYFVCSGSMEIWKDDTVVAILGKGDLFGTDINTNMLKEHFNLRSSCDVKSLTYCDLQCIFLKGLIPVLDLYPEFGEKFCEDIQHDLTYNMREGFEEEEEEQMEIHPAITLPSISEDDEEEDESDEDGETSPLASPDINKNTTTTNVNTENVSTARSFLDKSKMDATINPLKPEFPSRNQYSPLKGSSRLPSKNSKTPSRRWAQGGFPVDQKKYEKYFPMKRLEPFHETYDGIYTRRRSFELSKKPGVHPSCRRTPLSSVAEPPTGFLRPCHTAPSLNIPGSKSPAHSASSESIPTAVLHQDLEQTKENISRLDNQVATLTNDIGSLTTDVKTMLKLLNGLAGNSPHLESPSTSQSSPHSTPPSDAGSERPSFFFGPCLDAEVSCGTGAITKKAQSPQRQASGKSRTKLEKMNSAPLPSMSGNPPHNDLLLSHEKCTAPRSATDSALFKAINPLSVKDTPLSRGASGDSTSLATPLSLFEVETSPPSTNSTSTGIVSPDAPTSASSGNANTGNSRFSFFPRRFSNRRRSSQTSTQGTDVEAPANLQSSEL, from the exons ATGAGCAAAAGGCGTATAAAATGTGATTTTGTGCTTACATATCCCTACGGAGAATCAAACATACCAG GCATCGTTACAGATCTGCACTTTGACCTACCGGATGAGCTGAAAGGAGAAGGAATGACCCCTAATGGTGACTTCAAGTACCACCGACGACGGAGTCGCGCCGTGTTGTATCATCTCTCAGGGCAGTTTGATAAACAGAGCAAGAGTAAGCTACAGTTGAATAAA ATCCAGAACCTGTCGGGCAAGAACACACTTCCAGAATACAAAGTACAAGATGCTCGCAATCAAAAATCACACTTCATCCTCTTGCATTATGGGATATTCAAGATCGGCTGGGATTGGTTGATTCTTCTGTGTACATTCTATATTGCTGTCGTCGTGCCATATAACGCTGCGTTCCTTCAGAACGACAAGAAAGAGTTACTTGTTCCCGATGTGACTGTAGAGGTGCTTTTTATCATTG ATGCAATTATAGAATTTGCCTTTATCTTTG ACATTATATTCAACTTTCGGACGACGTACGTAAGTCGGGGTGGTCAGGTGGTGTACGACCCAAAGCTTATAGCCCTAAACTATATAAAAGGCTGGTTCCTATTGGATCTGCTGGCAGCAATACCCTTCGATCTTTTCTATGCATTCCAAGTGGGAGATGCT TTAATGCAGGGACCCGAGAAAAAAATCCATCTCCTAAAGTTAGCGAGGATGTTACGACTTGCTCGGTTACTGCAAAAAATCGACCGTTATTCCCAATATAGTGCGGTGGTTCTCGCACTGCTCATGTCTACATTTGGCCTTATTGCTCATTGGTTGGCctgcatatggtatgtgataggAATCGAGGAGATCGGCCAGAacccgccatcttggaaaatag GATGGATTAACGATCTGGCAGAAAAATTAAATTTACAGTCAGACTTTGACAATGTGACGAACTTTCCTCCGATAGAGAGTTGTTACTTAACCGCCCTCTATTTTACATGTAGTAGTTTAACCAGTGTCGGATTCGGTAATGTCTCAGCGAATACGAACGTGGAAAAAATCTTCTCCATCTGTGCAATGTTAGTAGGAG CCCTCATGCATGCTGTAGTATTTGGAAACGTAACGGCCATCATTCAGAGAATGTACGCACGACGGGCATCGTATCAGTCTAAGACACGTGATCTCAAAGACTTCACACGTGTTCATCACATTCCTAAACCACTGAAACAGAGGATGCAGGAGTTTTTCCAGACGATGTGGTCGATAAACcatggtattgatacctcagaG ATCCTTCGTGACTTTCCAGAAGAGCTGAAGGGCGACATCGCAATCCACCTCAACCGGGAAATCCTCGCCTTACAATTGTTTGAAGCGTGCAGTCAGGGATGTTTGAAGCTACTCGCACAGGAGATCAAAACAACATTCTGTGCGCCGGGAGAGTACCTCGTCCACAAGGGCGACGTACTACAGTATATATACTTTGTTTGTAGTGGGTCCATGGAGATTTGGAAGGACGATACTGTGGTAGCTATTCTTG gaaaaggtgACCTCTTTGGGACGGATATCAACACGAATATGTTAAAAGAACATTTTAACTTGCGATCGAGCTGTGATGTGAAGTCGCTAACCTACTGTGATCTACAATGCATCTTCCTGAAAGGACTCATTCCTGTGCTCGATTTATATCCGGAATTTGGAGAAAAGTTCTGTGAGGATATTCAGCACGATCTGACGTATAATATGAGAGAAGGTtttgaggaggaggag GAGGAGCAAATGGAAATCCATCCTGCAATCACGTTACCATCGATATCAGAAGACGACGAGGAAGAAGACGAAAGTGACGAAGACGGTGAGACGTCTCCGCTGGCGTCGCCCGATATCAATAaaaacaccaccaccacaaatGTAAATACAGAAAATGTGTCAACTGCTCGGTCATTTTTGGATAAATCTAAAATGGACGCCACCATTAACCCTCTCAAACCTGAGTTTCCTTCCCG CAATCAGTATTCACCGCTCAAAGGTAGTTCACGTCTTCCTAGCAAAAACAG CAAGACTCCAAGTCGCAGATGGGCTCAGGGAGGTTTCCCTGTTGACCAAAAAAAATATGAGAA ATACTTTCCGATGAAGAGATTGGAACC ATTCCATGAAACGTACGATGGTATATACACACGACGTCGAAGCTTTGAACTTTCCAAGAAACCTGGGGTCCACCCCTCGTGTCGGCGGACCCCGCTTAGTAGTGTGGCAGAGCCCCCTACTGGCTTTCTCCGACCTTGTCATACTGCTCCGTCACTTAATATTCCAG GCAGTAAATCCCCCGCTCATTCCGCCTCTAGTGAATCCATTCCTACTGCTGTGCTCCACCAAGACCTGGAACAAACAAAAGAAAACATTAGTCGCCTTGACAACCAAGTTGCGACCTTGACCAATGATATTGGTTCATTGACAACGGACGTTAAAACGATGTTGAAATTACTAAATGGATTAGCTGGGAATAGTCCGCATTTGGAGTCACCGAGTACATCGCAGAGTTCTCCGCATAGTACGCCGCCTAGTGACGCAGGAAGTGAGAGACCATCGTTCTTCTTCGGACCTTGTTTGGATGCTGAGGTGAGCTGTGGCACCGGCGCGATAACTAAAAAAGCACAATCGCCTCAACGGCAGGCATCAGGAAAATCTCGTACAAAGTTAGAGAAAATGAACAGCGCCCCCTTGCCAAGTATGAGTGGAAATCCTCCGCATAATGACTTGTTGTTGAGTCATGAGAAGTGTACCGCACCACGATCTGCAACCGACTCTGCCTTGTTCAAAGCGATTAACCCCTTGAGTGTTAAGGACACTCCTCTGAGCCGAGGTGCGAGTGGAGATTCGACTTCCTTGGCAACACCGTTGTCACTGTTTGAAGTTGAGACTTCTCCACCGAGTACAAACTCTACAAGTACAGGTATCGTGTCTCCTGATGCACCCACTTCGGCGTCATCAGGAAATGCTAACACTGGGAATTCCCGGTTTAGTTTCTTTCCGCGGCGATTTAGCAATCGGCGGCGGAGTTCGCAAACGTCAACTCAAGGTACGGACGTCGAGGCACCGGCGAATTTACAATCTTCTGAGCTGTGA